In one Chryseobacterium camelliae genomic region, the following are encoded:
- a CDS encoding glycine zipper family protein codes for MKKALEITFLLVSAIVFSQKNETIEIGRIKDKSGMTKSLAVIDSRSSKELGNITAKGETYQFSFSKAQPKEAIEEAFAESNKSSGKNDIVMLIKDLSFFNDDKSPDVAKAKINVATFFKRNDKYFFINRTEGVISANKIEGVNIAKTINSKVSRILSQLILDSYNHVAVSVPLSETSLADYETIIKNTYSIYKSDSLRPGVYLSFKSFVQQQPTPATYRRDKDGDIKNVNDGTYDIRIGEIYCIVEGNKIFKAIPIGYKEVLKNEKGWYIEAIPADLFQQSTNGAMIGAMSGGMVGALIGAAIDSGNKNAGYASKVKTQIYLDQLTGEYVFRE; via the coding sequence ATGAAAAAAGCATTAGAGATCACATTTCTTTTAGTATCAGCTATCGTATTTTCTCAAAAAAATGAAACGATTGAAATTGGGAGGATAAAGGATAAAAGTGGTATGACAAAGTCATTAGCTGTTATTGACAGTCGAAGTTCTAAAGAGCTCGGAAATATTACCGCAAAAGGAGAAACGTATCAGTTTTCATTTTCAAAAGCACAGCCTAAAGAGGCAATAGAGGAAGCTTTTGCTGAATCTAACAAGAGTTCCGGGAAAAATGATATTGTAATGCTTATTAAAGATTTGTCTTTCTTTAATGATGATAAATCTCCTGATGTTGCCAAAGCGAAAATAAATGTTGCCACTTTTTTTAAAAGAAACGATAAATACTTTTTTATCAACAGAACAGAAGGTGTAATTTCTGCAAATAAAATTGAAGGGGTAAATATTGCAAAAACCATTAATAGTAAAGTTTCAAGAATTCTTTCACAATTAATTTTAGATTCCTATAACCATGTTGCGGTAAGTGTCCCGCTTAGTGAAACATCCCTTGCAGATTATGAAACGATAATAAAAAATACATATTCCATCTACAAAAGTGATAGCTTAAGACCGGGAGTTTATTTGAGCTTCAAATCATTTGTTCAGCAACAACCCACACCGGCAACTTATCGAAGAGACAAAGATGGAGATATTAAAAATGTAAATGACGGAACCTATGATATTAGAATAGGAGAAATTTACTGTATTGTGGAAGGCAATAAAATTTTTAAAGCAATCCCGATCGGCTACAAAGAGGTTTTAAAAAATGAAAAAGGATGGTATATCGAAGCCATTCCGGCAGATCTGTTTCAGCAAAGCACGAACGGAGCAATGATAGGAGCAATGTCTGGAGGAATGGTAGGAGCATTAATAGGCGCAGCAATAGATAGCGGGAATAAAAATGCAGGATATGCAAGCAAGGTTAAAACTCAGATTTATCTTGATCAGTTAACGGGAGAATACGTTTTCAGAGAATAA
- a CDS encoding RNA polymerase sigma factor, giving the protein MKIKDAEIISLMQDPRTQEKGVRALMDAYQSRLYWHIRRIIVDGDLAQDTLQETFIKAYQNFHQFKNDSQLYTWLYRIATNEALQQVNKMKKMQKSDEDPEYHMQNLIADNTQGDAEEIQILLQNAIQSLPEKQKLVFMMRYYDDLPYEEISKIVDMSVGTLKTNYHYAKQKIEEYIKENYER; this is encoded by the coding sequence ATGAAGATTAAGGACGCGGAAATTATTTCGTTGATGCAAGATCCACGAACTCAGGAAAAAGGAGTTCGTGCTCTGATGGATGCTTATCAAAGTAGATTGTATTGGCACATAAGAAGAATTATTGTGGATGGAGATCTTGCTCAGGACACTTTGCAGGAAACTTTTATTAAAGCTTATCAGAATTTTCACCAGTTCAAAAATGATAGTCAATTGTACACATGGCTGTACAGAATTGCTACCAACGAAGCATTACAGCAGGTAAATAAGATGAAGAAAATGCAGAAATCTGATGAAGATCCGGAATACCATATGCAAAATCTTATTGCTGACAATACGCAAGGAGATGCAGAAGAAATACAAATCTTGTTACAGAATGCTATACAAAGCCTGCCCGAAAAGCAGAAACTGGTATTTATGATGCGGTATTATGATGATTTGCCTTACGAAGAAATATCTAAGATTGTAGATATGTCGGTAGGAACATTAAAAACAAATTATCATTATGCCAAACAGAAAATAGAAGAATATATTAAAGAAAATTACGAGAGATAA
- a CDS encoding Rossmann-like and DUF2520 domain-containing protein translates to MQIVIIGSGNVAYHMAKAFVLNNIPLAQVFGRNEKDLNKISEELKVPFSTEKLENADLYIICVSDNSVETISEIITKKDCLVAHTSGSLPKETLKGEYRKSSLYPLQTFSKSKELEYEKIPFFIETENEEDKKVLFEIATKISRNVMESTYEKRKYIHLTAVFACNFVNHLFSRAKEISDSQEIPFDYFLPLIDETVQKIHEIEPKSAQTGPAVRNDKRVLELHEQLLQDESLEIYKIMNHSIQKMYNL, encoded by the coding sequence ATGCAAATTGTAATCATCGGTTCCGGAAATGTAGCCTACCATATGGCAAAAGCTTTTGTTTTGAACAATATTCCATTGGCTCAGGTTTTTGGCAGAAATGAAAAAGATTTAAATAAAATTTCTGAAGAACTAAAGGTTCCTTTTTCAACAGAAAAGTTAGAAAACGCTGATTTATACATTATATGTGTGAGTGACAATTCTGTGGAAACTATTTCAGAGATTATTACTAAAAAAGATTGTCTGGTTGCTCATACTTCCGGATCGCTTCCTAAAGAAACTCTGAAAGGGGAGTACAGAAAATCAAGTCTTTATCCCTTACAGACTTTTTCAAAATCCAAAGAACTGGAATATGAAAAAATTCCGTTTTTCATTGAAACTGAAAATGAAGAAGACAAAAAGGTTTTGTTCGAAATTGCTACTAAAATTTCCAGAAATGTAATGGAAAGTACCTATGAAAAAAGAAAGTATATTCATTTGACAGCCGTTTTTGCCTGTAACTTTGTGAATCATCTTTTTTCCAGGGCAAAAGAAATTTCAGATTCTCAGGAAATTCCGTTTGATTATTTTCTACCGCTGATTGATGAAACGGTTCAGAAAATTCATGAAATTGAACCCAAATCCGCACAAACCGGACCTGCCGTAAGGAACGATAAAAGAGTTTTGGAATTACATGAGCAATTATTACAAGACGAAAGTCTGGAGATTTATAAAATAATGAATCATTCTATTCAAAAAATGTATAATTTATAG
- a CDS encoding KdsC family phosphatase yields the protein MSYKEKLKDIKAFVFDVDGVFTDGSVYLMPGGNMSRVMNVLDGYAVVKALKNNYLIGVITGGNDEMVKHRINYLGIEDYYPKSHNKMEDFEDFKAKYNLKNEEILTMGDDLPDIHIMENSAVATCPENAVPEVKGISDYISPKKGGSGAVRDVIEQVMKVQGKWHDDNTQSI from the coding sequence ATGAGTTATAAAGAAAAATTAAAAGATATAAAAGCATTTGTATTCGATGTAGACGGTGTTTTCACAGACGGCAGTGTTTATCTGATGCCCGGAGGAAATATGTCCAGAGTGATGAATGTTTTGGACGGCTATGCAGTAGTTAAAGCTTTAAAAAACAATTATTTAATCGGAGTCATTACAGGAGGCAATGATGAAATGGTAAAACACAGAATCAATTACCTTGGTATTGAAGATTATTATCCTAAATCTCACAATAAAATGGAGGATTTTGAAGATTTTAAGGCAAAATATAATCTAAAAAATGAAGAAATTCTTACGATGGGAGACGATTTGCCGGATATTCATATCATGGAAAATTCAGCGGTTGCAACATGCCCGGAGAATGCAGTTCCTGAAGTAAAAGGAATTTCTGATTATATTTCTCCAAAAAAGGGTGGAAGCGGAGCAGTACGCGATGTCATAGAACAGGTAATGAAAGTTCAGGGAAAATGGCATGATGACAACACCCAATCTATTTAA
- a CDS encoding Maf family protein, with protein MKLLLASQSPRRKELLSSLGFDFEVVKIECEEIVPEHIQVGEAAAYLSELKADSFRKLEENEVLLTADTVVAIDNQFLGKPQNEGDAIKMLQLLSGKTHQVYTGITIKTLDKTITETDVADVEFEELTIDEIKYYIQNYKPFDKAGSYGIQEWLGMTKIKKMTGSFYTIMGLPTHLVYKILKEI; from the coding sequence ATGAAACTATTATTAGCCTCACAATCTCCCAGAAGAAAAGAGCTTCTATCAAGCTTAGGCTTTGATTTTGAAGTCGTAAAAATTGAATGTGAAGAAATTGTTCCGGAACATATACAAGTAGGAGAGGCTGCGGCATATCTTTCTGAATTAAAAGCAGACTCCTTCCGAAAACTGGAAGAAAATGAAGTACTACTGACTGCAGATACGGTTGTTGCTATCGACAATCAATTTCTCGGAAAGCCACAAAATGAAGGTGATGCCATAAAAATGCTGCAGCTGCTTTCAGGCAAAACCCATCAGGTTTATACGGGAATTACCATTAAAACCTTAGATAAAACCATTACAGAAACAGATGTTGCCGATGTGGAATTTGAGGAATTAACAATCGATGAAATAAAATATTATATTCAAAACTATAAACCTTTCGACAAAGCAGGAAGCTATGGAATCCAGGAATGGCTCGGAATGACAAAAATCAAGAAGATGACCGGCAGCTTTTATACCATAATGGGACTTCCTACCCATTTGGTTTACAAAATTTTGAAAGAAATATAA
- a CDS encoding tetratricopeptide repeat protein has protein sequence MKNKIIFLLTACIVISCGTKVKKPEQRSKFLKGFSTYYNTLFNAKDALNSEFTSRDKAYKDNFYAPYIPILTYEDQPLGSDLGQSSAFAENSMKMAEVNRGGNLNGPPNQPPGASGIPGNPQDPNQPPAKGATALEISEAKALKAINKYSVIKNGEEKNKVIFDAYMILAQSRIYQNKSLEALDALNYVFSNMKGDKRLPLAYIYQGLAYSQMKNYHKAHEIFARLKDEKISKEYERLLTIYHSESLLDAGRKEEAVKELDLAYEVNNNRKLKSRIAYLRGQVLENLGQNEKARESFLAAYKYANDFEFEVKSQIAVAKTFNGKGDYSGAKKYLEDISKKGTYGSRKNEFYYALGLMANKAGKTDEAQQFFRKSLKEKVSDSQLRGLTYYEIGKGYLDKNDYIGAGIYYDSALAVMTYQPSKILLQDQSSYIKKISKNYYLIKKNDSIIALAKMSPEQKTDFFTKYIAKIKAKEEKEELERRRAERSKGFDTGDYSSTSIFANSSNSFEDFGVAAKGFYFANTGTISKGTSAFRQTWGDRALSDNWRYSKKMATLEDMKNEALGTTSVPNPRRFETAYYIEQIPSDISLLKKDRDTAALGLGIMYQNYFTNTPLATKTLYDLVDVKPEEKVMLQALYEIFAMNYEKNPQAAERAKQLLLTDYPYTSYAEFVRNPKNNTFVKSSEEVENKYKEAFALYEAEKFAESKAILDQAIQQYPKDALIPKLYLLNAFNAGKSNGKEVMILQLEQIALNYTKTPEGIKAKEMLNYLKSEIKFQPTDNKGNALPQNTGNNIPQQPNNVLQQQQVGTVNESGNKPPKKPINNPPGMQIPNPNAAPAKPK, from the coding sequence ATGAAAAATAAAATTATATTCCTTTTAACAGCCTGTATCGTTATTTCTTGCGGAACAAAAGTAAAGAAGCCTGAACAGCGATCTAAATTTTTAAAAGGTTTTTCCACATATTACAATACTCTTTTTAATGCTAAAGACGCATTGAACAGTGAGTTTACATCCCGTGATAAAGCATATAAAGACAATTTTTATGCTCCTTATATTCCTATTCTTACTTATGAAGATCAGCCTCTAGGGAGTGATCTTGGACAATCTTCCGCTTTTGCCGAAAATTCTATGAAAATGGCAGAAGTCAATAGAGGAGGAAATTTAAATGGTCCTCCTAATCAGCCACCGGGAGCTTCCGGTATTCCGGGGAATCCGCAAGATCCTAATCAGCCGCCGGCAAAAGGAGCAACTGCACTGGAAATCTCTGAAGCAAAAGCTTTAAAAGCCATCAATAAATATTCGGTGATTAAAAACGGGGAAGAAAAGAATAAAGTCATTTTTGATGCTTATATGATTCTTGCGCAGTCCAGAATTTATCAAAATAAATCTTTAGAAGCGCTGGATGCCTTAAATTATGTCTTTTCTAATATGAAAGGCGATAAAAGACTTCCTTTGGCTTATATTTATCAGGGACTGGCTTATTCGCAGATGAAAAATTATCATAAGGCTCATGAAATTTTTGCTAGGCTGAAGGATGAAAAAATAAGCAAGGAATATGAGAGATTACTGACTATCTATCATTCCGAATCTCTTTTGGATGCAGGTAGAAAAGAAGAGGCGGTAAAAGAACTGGACCTTGCTTATGAAGTAAATAACAACAGAAAACTAAAAAGCAGAATCGCTTATTTAAGAGGGCAGGTTTTAGAAAATCTTGGACAGAACGAAAAAGCCAGAGAAAGCTTTTTAGCGGCTTATAAATATGCCAATGACTTTGAATTCGAAGTTAAATCCCAGATTGCAGTAGCAAAGACCTTTAATGGAAAAGGTGATTACAGCGGTGCCAAAAAATATCTTGAAGATATCAGTAAAAAAGGGACTTACGGTTCCAGAAAAAATGAATTTTACTATGCTTTGGGGTTAATGGCAAACAAAGCCGGAAAAACAGATGAAGCTCAACAATTTTTCAGAAAATCTTTAAAAGAAAAAGTTTCCGATTCACAGCTTCGAGGTTTGACGTATTATGAGATAGGAAAGGGGTATTTAGATAAAAATGATTACATAGGAGCAGGAATTTATTATGATTCTGCTTTAGCTGTAATGACCTATCAACCTTCTAAAATTCTTTTGCAGGATCAGTCTTCTTACATCAAGAAAATTTCTAAAAACTATTATCTGATTAAGAAAAACGACAGTATCATTGCTTTGGCTAAAATGAGCCCTGAACAAAAAACGGACTTTTTCACAAAATATATAGCGAAGATAAAAGCAAAAGAAGAAAAAGAAGAACTGGAAAGAAGACGTGCCGAAAGAAGCAAAGGCTTTGATACCGGAGACTATAGTTCCACTTCTATTTTTGCCAATAGCTCTAATTCTTTTGAAGATTTTGGGGTTGCCGCTAAAGGGTTTTATTTTGCTAATACAGGTACGATAAGCAAAGGAACTTCTGCGTTCAGACAAACTTGGGGAGACAGAGCCCTTTCTGATAACTGGCGTTATTCTAAGAAAATGGCGACTCTTGAAGATATGAAAAACGAAGCTTTAGGAACAACTTCCGTTCCTAATCCGAGACGTTTTGAAACGGCGTATTACATTGAACAAATTCCAAGTGATATAAGTCTGCTGAAAAAAGATAGAGACACCGCTGCTCTGGGATTAGGAATCATGTATCAGAACTATTTTACCAATACTCCTTTAGCTACAAAAACATTGTACGATTTGGTAGATGTAAAACCTGAAGAAAAAGTAATGCTTCAGGCCCTTTACGAGATTTTTGCAATGAACTATGAGAAAAACCCACAGGCTGCAGAAAGAGCAAAACAGCTTCTTTTAACTGATTATCCTTATACTTCTTATGCAGAGTTTGTAAGAAATCCTAAAAATAATACTTTCGTAAAATCATCGGAAGAGGTAGAAAATAAATATAAAGAAGCATTCGCTCTGTATGAAGCTGAAAAATTTGCAGAAAGTAAAGCTATTTTAGACCAGGCAATCCAGCAATATCCTAAAGATGCATTAATTCCTAAGCTTTACCTGTTAAATGCTTTTAATGCAGGAAAATCCAATGGAAAAGAGGTAATGATTCTGCAACTGGAACAAATTGCCCTAAACTATACCAAAACTCCTGAAGGGATAA